A region from the Acidobacteriota bacterium genome encodes:
- a CDS encoding radical SAM protein — protein MHAPHKYLEKLLCIFANIVWYLMLPFFLFSKNKSFTPKWSDVPLLKSKEKYKPTLGVPRDTTSLCPACVPELRQQVVDGKAEPDVFVKARAGEIPAQIIERDGKILIVKDCPAHGHFEDVLSTDPAFYKRMEALHPGGDIPVHGDVRLHHHGSSDIHYGRGAVLNVDLTNRCNMMCDPCFTDANQVGFVHELDWPAIKAILDRSVAAKPHRQMSVQFTGGEPTLSPHFLKAVAYCKEIGYNSVQAATNGIEFARSPEFCRQAFEAGLRSVYLQFDGVGNAANSHRHVPNLFDVKLQAIENLHAAGMDIVPVSTIINGVNNEQVGRIVEFALDNPKKMTLLAFQPVSFTGRDEHISDERRAAQRYTVADLAHDIQKQTGIGDPLRDWFPISMMSTFADWADLAHGPLAEWGYLNCSSHPDCGAGMAVMVDKETRERVAMTRFVNFERGARDVAIINDAVRRTRPMWLVKLLSRVPYMEQLLYPSTLAMAASVLRNFDPFKSPKHFRLFDLLARVDKLFGATPRDYGRVGKERTAEDITRRRSDRWLVLVAAGMWFQDLWTYDFDRTRQCIIPYGTEEGEISFCAYNTGVGWRQMIERKHQTATLAKWYDLKGRHEIYTGGRPVPLPTTEHSFKLDPAAMAAGPQHDLELAGIARTAREEKLKARQSEPAK, from the coding sequence ATGCACGCACCGCATAAGTACCTCGAGAAGCTGCTTTGCATATTCGCCAATATCGTCTGGTACCTGATGCTTCCGTTCTTCCTGTTCTCGAAGAACAAGTCGTTTACGCCGAAATGGTCTGACGTGCCACTGCTGAAGTCGAAGGAAAAGTACAAACCAACATTAGGCGTGCCGCGCGACACGACGTCGCTCTGCCCGGCGTGCGTGCCCGAACTGCGGCAGCAAGTGGTGGACGGGAAGGCCGAACCGGACGTGTTCGTCAAGGCGCGCGCCGGCGAGATTCCCGCGCAGATCATCGAACGCGATGGCAAGATCCTCATCGTCAAGGACTGCCCGGCGCATGGTCATTTCGAGGACGTGCTGTCGACGGATCCGGCGTTCTACAAGCGGATGGAGGCGCTGCACCCCGGCGGCGACATCCCCGTCCACGGCGACGTCAGGCTTCACCATCACGGATCGAGCGACATCCATTACGGGCGCGGCGCGGTGCTGAACGTCGATCTGACGAACCGCTGCAACATGATGTGCGACCCGTGTTTCACCGACGCGAATCAGGTAGGCTTCGTCCACGAGCTCGACTGGCCGGCGATCAAGGCCATCCTGGACCGCTCGGTCGCCGCCAAGCCCCACCGGCAGATGTCGGTGCAGTTCACGGGAGGCGAGCCCACGCTTTCTCCGCACTTTCTGAAGGCGGTGGCCTACTGCAAGGAGATTGGCTACAACAGCGTGCAGGCCGCGACCAACGGCATCGAGTTCGCCCGCAGCCCCGAGTTCTGCCGGCAGGCGTTCGAGGCCGGTCTCCGATCCGTGTACTTGCAGTTCGACGGTGTCGGCAATGCGGCCAATTCGCACCGGCATGTTCCCAACCTGTTCGATGTGAAGCTGCAGGCCATCGAGAACCTGCACGCCGCGGGCATGGATATCGTGCCGGTCAGCACGATTATCAATGGCGTGAACAACGAACAGGTCGGCCGCATCGTCGAGTTCGCGCTCGACAATCCCAAGAAGATGACGCTGCTTGCGTTCCAGCCCGTGTCGTTTACGGGCCGCGACGAGCACATCAGCGATGAGCGGCGGGCCGCGCAGCGCTACACCGTCGCGGATCTGGCGCACGACATCCAGAAGCAGACCGGCATCGGTGACCCGCTCCGCGACTGGTTCCCCATTTCGATGATGAGCACGTTCGCCGACTGGGCCGATCTGGCGCATGGCCCGCTGGCGGAGTGGGGCTACCTGAATTGCTCGAGCCACCCGGATTGCGGCGCGGGCATGGCGGTGATGGTGGACAAGGAAACCCGGGAGCGCGTGGCCATGACCCGGTTCGTCAATTTCGAACGCGGTGCCCGAGACGTGGCGATCATCAACGATGCCGTCCGGCGCACCCGACCGATGTGGCTGGTGAAGCTGCTGTCGCGCGTCCCGTACATGGAGCAGTTGCTGTATCCGTCAACGCTGGCGATGGCGGCGTCGGTGCTCCGCAACTTCGATCCGTTCAAGTCGCCGAAGCATTTTCGCCTCTTTGACCTGCTGGCCAGAGTCGACAAGTTGTTCGGCGCGACCCCGCGCGATTATGGCCGCGTGGGCAAGGAACGGACCGCCGAAGATATCACCCGGCGCCGCTCCGACAGGTGGCTGGTACTGGTGGCGGCGGGCATGTGGTTCCAGGATCTCTGGACGTACGACTTCGACCGCACGCGGCAGTGCATCATTCCCTACGGCACCGAGGAAGGCGAAATCTCGTTCTGCGCGTACAACACCGGCGTGGGCTGGCGGCAGATGATCGAGAGGAAACACCAGACGGCGACCTTGGCCAAGTGGTACGACCTCAAAGGCCGCCACGAGATCTATACCGGCGGCCGGCCGGTGCCGTTGCCCACGACCGA
- a CDS encoding 3-oxoacyl-ACP synthase, giving the protein MTHSLIIGSGSSIPTRCITNDMLATVMETSDTWIRERTGVETRYFVDPGTSTLDLSIPAARQALEAAAIQPGDIDVVVYATMTPDHYMPGNGGLLQARLGLRNIPCFDIRQQCCGFLYALQLADAQIRSGLAKTVLVVGAEVHSIFMTFGAGSWARLSGVLDAPVPQEEWDLTTRNRHLVVLFGDGAAAVVVQGQPTGNRGIIDHIICADGTDYDRLCVPGVGSAHRPYVDTDMISRGDHYPMMDGRYIFKQATGRMAEVAQAILKRNGLTPADLSLVLMHQANRRINEYVQKVLGLPDSKVIHNIQKYGNTTAATIPLLWDEGVRTGRITPGGLVLCVAFGAGVNWGATLIRA; this is encoded by the coding sequence GTGACCCACTCCCTCATCATCGGCAGCGGTTCGAGCATTCCTACGCGGTGCATTACCAACGACATGCTCGCCACGGTCATGGAGACAAGCGACACGTGGATTCGCGAGCGCACGGGTGTCGAGACGCGCTATTTCGTGGATCCGGGCACGTCAACGCTCGACCTGTCGATCCCGGCCGCCAGGCAGGCGCTCGAAGCCGCCGCGATCCAGCCCGGCGACATCGATGTGGTCGTCTACGCGACGATGACGCCGGATCACTACATGCCGGGCAATGGCGGACTATTGCAGGCCCGGCTGGGCCTGCGGAATATCCCGTGTTTCGATATCCGTCAGCAGTGTTGCGGCTTCCTCTATGCCTTGCAGTTGGCCGACGCGCAGATTCGCTCGGGTCTGGCGAAGACCGTGCTGGTCGTGGGTGCTGAGGTCCACAGCATCTTCATGACGTTCGGGGCCGGGAGTTGGGCCCGGCTCAGCGGAGTCCTCGACGCTCCCGTCCCGCAGGAGGAATGGGACCTCACCACCAGGAACCGTCATCTTGTCGTGCTGTTCGGGGACGGGGCCGCCGCAGTCGTCGTGCAGGGGCAGCCAACCGGAAACCGGGGCATCATCGACCACATCATCTGCGCCGATGGCACCGACTATGACCGGTTGTGCGTGCCGGGTGTCGGGTCGGCTCATCGGCCCTACGTGGACACGGACATGATCAGCCGGGGCGATCACTACCCGATGATGGACGGCCGCTACATCTTCAAGCAGGCGACCGGGCGAATGGCCGAGGTCGCACAGGCCATCCTCAAGCGCAACGGCCTCACGCCGGCGGATCTCTCGCTGGTGTTGATGCACCAGGCCAACCGCCGCATCAACGAATACGTGCAGAAGGTGCTGGGCCTGCCGGACAGCAAGGTGATTCACAACATCCAGAAGTACGGCAACACGACGGCCGCCACCATCCCGCTGCTCTGGGACGAAGGGGTCCGCACGGGCCGCATCACCCCGGGCGGCCTGGTGCTCTGCGTGGCCTTCGGCGCGGGCGTGAACTGGGGAGCGACGCTCATTCGGGCGTAG
- a CDS encoding M1 family aminopeptidase, with translation MCGAVIAIALAVPVAGQAPLPSAAQSEPASLLAAFRTVVQNGDVEGYLRLTAPEADGQAALAFARALLGSGPASRVAVVERGRVPLSSSTAAPGVRLAVDVLIEKGPRADVYACHLDIVPPLASATSNPAGQMWRILAAERLTSVEGLERLSIDPSTQYRALNLVIKAEDVEIRLPEGRVFVVRSGGQLTAAVLVGEGDMTFAPSSPVERGQVRIFSGADTLRAQFEGAYLRFSPLDADRLLRQDALTPETVDRQLLNRSTEIFNAESDKSFVVNIGDLSPERWWVQPLSGDLVAEVRTKKYGTLTYARSWQAHEDVTLFDRQRRRHIALYASPDKLAARGRFYSESDGRDYEVLHYDVDATFVPDRLWIQGRTRLSVKVLTDNLTRVSLRLADSLEVESVWTAQHGRVLGLRVQNRNTLVVALPKPAALGSTLDVVVAYKGRLSPQSPELEGRITPGSAAGENDDSPPGSLEASFLYSNRSYWYAQADEEGYSTARMTLRVPTAYTCVASGELLNGAPSVSGVVGQSGPSAPQRVYTFEAARPIKYLAFVASRLTHLEPDVAAAASPGSASPATGQASGATTPLRLSAEVSARFRSEGQEVMAQAASMARVYTEIAGACPYPAFALALVEDDLPGGHSPAYFAMLQKVGRSGRSNLKWSSDPSAFPDYPEYFLAHELAHQWWGQAVGPKNYHEQWISEGFAQYFAALYTERIRGVDAYRAIIRQFRKSTMDRSADGPIHLGSRLGHLQGDSRVFRALVYNKGALVLHMLRLMLGDDAFFRSIRRFYAEFQFRHAGTEDVRRVFEAEAGRSLERFFEGWVYGETLPTLAITTTIEPRDGGSAVTIRAEQGPLLFDVPVTVALKLADGSTRTIIVSLADRVTERLIFVEQPVRRAAVVNDELAARLREG, from the coding sequence GTGTGCGGCGCGGTTATCGCCATCGCGCTGGCGGTCCCCGTGGCTGGCCAGGCTCCGCTCCCGTCTGCCGCGCAGTCTGAACCGGCCAGCCTGCTTGCCGCCTTCCGGACTGTCGTTCAGAACGGCGATGTCGAAGGATACCTGCGGCTGACGGCTCCGGAGGCCGATGGCCAGGCTGCGCTCGCGTTTGCCCGCGCCCTGTTGGGGTCGGGTCCTGCCAGCCGGGTGGCCGTTGTTGAGCGCGGTCGTGTGCCGCTCTCCTCTTCGACTGCGGCGCCAGGGGTCAGGCTCGCTGTCGACGTCCTCATCGAAAAGGGCCCTCGAGCCGACGTCTACGCGTGCCACCTCGACATCGTACCGCCGCTGGCGTCGGCGACGTCGAATCCGGCCGGCCAGATGTGGCGCATCCTGGCCGCCGAACGACTGACCAGTGTCGAGGGGCTGGAGCGCCTGTCGATCGATCCATCCACTCAATATCGCGCGCTCAATCTGGTGATCAAAGCCGAAGACGTTGAGATTCGCTTGCCGGAGGGCCGCGTCTTCGTGGTGCGATCCGGCGGCCAGTTGACGGCGGCCGTCCTGGTTGGCGAGGGCGACATGACGTTTGCGCCGTCCTCCCCCGTCGAGCGCGGTCAGGTGCGGATCTTCTCTGGCGCCGACACTCTGCGCGCCCAGTTCGAGGGTGCGTACCTTCGATTTTCGCCGCTCGACGCCGATCGCCTGCTCCGCCAGGACGCCCTCACTCCTGAGACCGTCGACCGGCAACTGCTGAACCGCTCGACTGAGATCTTCAATGCCGAGTCGGACAAATCCTTTGTCGTCAATATCGGCGACCTCAGTCCCGAGCGCTGGTGGGTGCAACCGCTGTCGGGCGACCTGGTGGCCGAAGTCCGGACGAAGAAATACGGCACGCTCACGTACGCCCGTTCGTGGCAGGCACACGAGGACGTGACGCTGTTCGATCGACAGCGCCGGCGCCACATCGCCCTCTACGCGTCACCCGACAAGCTGGCGGCCCGCGGCCGCTTCTACAGCGAGAGCGACGGCCGGGATTACGAGGTGCTGCACTACGACGTCGACGCCACCTTCGTCCCGGACCGGCTGTGGATCCAGGGGCGAACCCGGCTGAGTGTCAAGGTGCTCACCGACAACCTCACGCGGGTCTCGCTGCGGCTGGCCGACTCGTTGGAGGTCGAATCGGTATGGACAGCTCAGCACGGCCGCGTGCTGGGATTGCGTGTCCAGAATCGCAACACGCTGGTTGTGGCGTTGCCCAAACCGGCCGCCCTTGGCAGCACGCTCGATGTGGTGGTCGCGTACAAGGGCCGATTGTCGCCCCAATCGCCCGAGCTCGAGGGCCGGATCACTCCCGGTTCGGCCGCCGGCGAGAACGACGATAGTCCGCCGGGATCGCTCGAGGCGTCTTTCCTGTACAGCAATCGCAGTTACTGGTACGCGCAGGCGGACGAGGAGGGCTATTCGACGGCGCGGATGACGCTGCGCGTACCGACCGCCTATACCTGTGTCGCCAGCGGCGAACTCCTCAACGGGGCGCCATCGGTGTCGGGTGTGGTCGGGCAGTCCGGGCCGTCGGCGCCGCAGCGCGTCTACACGTTCGAAGCCGCGCGCCCGATCAAGTACCTCGCGTTTGTCGCGAGCCGTCTGACGCACCTCGAGCCGGATGTGGCAGCGGCGGCTTCCCCGGGATCGGCTTCGCCAGCGACGGGCCAGGCGTCAGGCGCCACAACGCCGCTGCGGCTGTCGGCAGAAGTCTCCGCGCGTTTCCGATCGGAAGGCCAGGAGGTGATGGCCCAGGCCGCGTCGATGGCGCGTGTCTACACGGAGATCGCGGGCGCATGCCCGTACCCCGCGTTCGCGCTCGCCCTGGTCGAGGACGATCTGCCAGGCGGCCACAGCCCGGCCTACTTCGCGATGCTTCAGAAGGTCGGACGTTCCGGGCGCTCGAACCTCAAGTGGTCGTCCGATCCGTCTGCGTTCCCCGACTATCCGGAGTACTTTCTCGCGCACGAGCTTGCCCACCAGTGGTGGGGTCAGGCGGTCGGACCCAAGAACTATCACGAGCAGTGGATCAGCGAGGGCTTTGCCCAGTACTTCGCGGCGCTCTACACCGAACGGATCCGCGGTGTCGACGCCTACCGCGCGATCATCAGGCAGTTCCGCAAGTCCACGATGGACAGGAGCGCCGACGGCCCGATTCACCTGGGCTCACGCCTTGGCCACCTCCAGGGCGACAGCCGTGTCTTTCGGGCGTTGGTCTACAACAAGGGCGCGCTGGTCCTGCATATGCTGCGCCTCATGCTGGGCGACGACGCTTTTTTTCGGAGCATCCGCAGATTCTACGCGGAGTTCCAGTTCCGCCACGCGGGAACCGAAGATGTGCGGCGGGTGTTCGAAGCCGAAGCCGGCCGTTCGCTCGAGCGCTTCTTCGAAGGATGGGTCTACGGCGAGACCCTGCCGACGCTGGCCATCACTACGACCATCGAACCGCGCGACGGCGGAAGCGCGGTGACGATCAGGGCCGAGCAGGGACCGCTGCTCTTCGATGTGCCGGTGACCGTGGCGCTCAAGCTCGCCGACGGCTCCACTCGCACCATTATCGTGTCGCTTGCCGATCGGGTGACTGAACGCCTGATCTTCGTCGAGCAACCCGTGCGCCGGGCGGCGGTGGTCAACGATGAGTTAGCCGCGAGGCTTCGAGAAGGCTAG
- a CDS encoding GHMP kinase, translating into MRHITATAPTRICDCGGWTDTWFARHGGVFHIAITPGAQVDVQTSARQAGDVPVTIHAENFGDTYDFVPGSRPWGRHPLIEAAIESIGVPEGMRLDVRVRSGMPPGAAVGTSASVCVALVGALMRLAGDAVDRLAVATAAQQVETERLGQQSGIQDQLAAAYGGVNYIEIDAYPRIRVHPIVLPPGIRDRLQARLMLILLAQRHQSTAMHERVIRDVVDTPLAQTALQDLRRAAIMAREAVRSGDLSALGRAMRDNTDAQRRLHPALVSAEAKRLIDLARRHHASGWHVNGAGGEGGSLTILCGLGPADRAALESAISAAVPDCRVVPVRIAAEGLRVTEHET; encoded by the coding sequence ATGCGACACATCACCGCGACCGCGCCGACCAGAATCTGCGACTGTGGCGGGTGGACGGATACCTGGTTTGCCAGGCACGGCGGGGTGTTTCACATCGCCATCACCCCTGGGGCTCAGGTGGACGTGCAGACGAGCGCGCGCCAGGCCGGCGATGTCCCGGTCACGATTCACGCCGAGAACTTCGGCGACACCTACGACTTCGTCCCCGGCTCCCGGCCGTGGGGACGCCACCCGTTGATCGAGGCGGCGATTGAGTCGATCGGCGTTCCGGAGGGAATGCGCCTGGATGTGCGGGTTCGTTCAGGGATGCCGCCGGGCGCGGCCGTCGGCACCTCGGCATCCGTCTGTGTCGCGCTGGTAGGCGCTTTGATGCGATTGGCGGGTGATGCCGTAGACCGACTCGCCGTGGCGACGGCGGCACAACAGGTCGAAACGGAACGGCTGGGGCAGCAGAGCGGCATTCAGGATCAACTGGCGGCTGCGTATGGCGGTGTGAACTACATCGAGATTGACGCCTACCCGCGCATCCGCGTCCATCCGATCGTCCTGCCGCCGGGAATCCGCGATCGGTTGCAGGCGCGGCTCATGCTGATTCTGCTCGCGCAGCGTCACCAGTCAACGGCCATGCACGAACGCGTGATTCGTGACGTCGTCGACACCCCGCTTGCGCAAACCGCGCTGCAGGATCTTCGTCGGGCGGCCATCATGGCGCGCGAGGCGGTCCGATCCGGCGACCTCAGTGCGCTCGGGCGCGCGATGCGCGACAACACTGATGCACAGCGCCGGCTGCATCCGGCGCTGGTGTCGGCGGAGGCGAAACGTCTCATCGATCTGGCGCGGCGGCACCACGCATCGGGCTGGCACGTCAACGGCGCCGGCGGGGAGGGCGGGTCGCTCACGATTCTGTGCGGGCTCGGTCCGGCCGATCGAGCCGCGCTCGAATCCGCCATCTCCGCGGCCGTGCCCGACTGTCGAGTGGTGCCCGTTCGGATCGCGGCCGAAGGGCTGCGCGTGACTGAACACGAGACCTAG
- a CDS encoding M1 family metallopeptidase, which translates to MRAHLLPIAVLTLAVATSAGAGSGFAQRPGRPAAAAAAQPGATPVPPAVASVAESAQPGALSPRNANYSVDVALDHTSRTLSGREVVTWRNITSASTSELRFHLYYNAWKNSQSTWLRERALTERKPDTIAEGDWGWIEVGSVRLLTGGSSPVDLTSRRRYISPDDGNPNDQTVLQVPLPAPVQPGETITVEVTWTSKVPRTFSRTGTIGNYYFIAQWFPKLGVLEPSGWNCHQFHAGTEFFSDYGVYDIRMKVPTRWIVGASGREQSHTDNADSTTTWVYHAEDVHDFAWTTSPDFIERRARFDHPSLPSVEMRLLLQPEHADQAERHFDATRTTLRFYGEWFGAYPYPNITIIDPAWQSGTGGMEYPTLFTAGSRYLVPAQVTQPEGVTIHEAGHQFWYALVGNNEFEDAWLDEGLNTFSTARAIEANPRLKTNFYSRRYFGGFVPHVFPDMVMSREVFGNRLSGYRVDAKSDTPATPSYKYFPASGGALSYDKTALWLNTLERHLGWPTMQRIMSTFFERWKFRHPAPQDFFEVVNEVSGQDMTWFFDQVYRSSNVFDYGVQTVASQPVPGPGYVDRNGKVAFDSGTGRPARVRSTVVVRRYGEAIFPVDVQVTFANGEQAREHWDGRERWISYVYERGVGVETVVVDPDRVLLLDINRTNNSYRAHPVSGQAAQKWMLKWMVWLQDALATYAFFI; encoded by the coding sequence ATGCGCGCTCACCTGCTGCCTATCGCGGTCCTGACGCTGGCCGTGGCAACGTCGGCCGGCGCCGGATCTGGGTTCGCACAACGGCCCGGACGCCCTGCTGCGGCGGCGGCAGCCCAGCCCGGTGCGACTCCAGTGCCACCGGCGGTGGCGTCGGTGGCGGAATCGGCGCAGCCGGGGGCCCTGTCGCCGCGCAACGCGAACTACTCGGTCGATGTCGCGCTGGATCATACCTCGCGGACGTTGAGCGGGCGGGAAGTCGTGACCTGGCGCAACATCACCAGTGCGAGCACGTCCGAACTGCGCTTCCACCTGTACTACAACGCCTGGAAGAACAGCCAGTCGACGTGGCTGCGTGAGCGGGCCCTCACCGAGCGCAAGCCGGACACGATCGCGGAAGGTGACTGGGGCTGGATCGAGGTCGGTTCCGTGCGGCTGCTCACGGGCGGTTCGTCCCCCGTCGACCTCACGTCGCGCCGGCGCTACATCAGTCCCGATGACGGCAACCCGAACGATCAGACGGTGCTCCAGGTGCCGCTGCCCGCGCCGGTCCAGCCAGGAGAGACGATCACCGTGGAGGTCACGTGGACGTCGAAAGTCCCGCGTACCTTCTCACGCACGGGCACGATCGGGAACTACTACTTCATCGCCCAGTGGTTTCCCAAGCTCGGCGTGCTCGAGCCGAGCGGCTGGAATTGCCACCAGTTCCACGCCGGTACGGAGTTCTTCTCGGACTATGGCGTCTATGACATACGGATGAAGGTGCCCACGCGATGGATCGTCGGCGCCAGCGGCCGGGAGCAGTCGCACACCGACAACGCGGACAGCACGACGACGTGGGTGTACCACGCCGAGGACGTGCACGATTTTGCGTGGACCACCAGCCCCGACTTCATCGAACGCCGGGCGCGATTCGATCACCCGTCACTGCCGTCAGTCGAGATGCGCCTGCTGCTGCAACCCGAGCACGCGGACCAGGCGGAGCGCCACTTCGATGCGACGCGGACGACCCTGCGGTTCTACGGTGAGTGGTTCGGCGCGTACCCCTATCCCAACATCACGATCATCGATCCCGCATGGCAAAGCGGCACCGGCGGGATGGAGTATCCGACGCTGTTCACGGCCGGATCCAGATACCTGGTGCCTGCGCAGGTCACGCAACCCGAGGGTGTCACGATCCACGAAGCCGGCCACCAGTTCTGGTACGCCCTCGTCGGCAATAACGAGTTTGAAGACGCGTGGCTCGACGAAGGGCTGAATACCTTCTCGACGGCCAGAGCGATCGAGGCGAATCCGCGGCTGAAGACGAATTTCTATTCCCGGAGGTACTTCGGGGGTTTCGTTCCGCACGTATTCCCGGACATGGTGATGTCGCGCGAAGTGTTCGGCAATCGGTTGAGCGGCTATCGTGTGGACGCCAAGTCGGACACGCCGGCCACACCGAGCTACAAGTACTTTCCCGCATCCGGCGGCGCGCTTTCGTACGACAAGACGGCGCTCTGGCTGAACACCCTGGAGCGCCACCTCGGCTGGCCGACGATGCAGCGGATCATGTCCACGTTCTTCGAGCGCTGGAAGTTCAGGCACCCGGCCCCGCAGGACTTCTTTGAGGTGGTCAACGAGGTGTCGGGCCAGGACATGACCTGGTTCTTCGACCAGGTGTATCGCAGTTCGAACGTGTTCGACTACGGGGTCCAGACCGTGGCCAGCCAGCCGGTCCCGGGGCCGGGATACGTGGACCGCAACGGCAAGGTGGCCTTCGACAGCGGCACGGGGAGACCAGCGCGTGTCCGTTCGACGGTCGTGGTCCGGAGGTACGGCGAAGCGATCTTCCCGGTCGACGTCCAGGTGACGTTCGCCAATGGCGAGCAGGCGCGCGAACACTGGGACGGCCGCGAGCGCTGGATATCGTACGTCTACGAGCGCGGCGTCGGCGTCGAGACCGTTGTCGTCGATCCCGATCGAGTCCTGCTGCTCGACATCAACCGGACCAACAACAGCTACCGGGCGCATCCAGTTTCTGGCCAGGCCGCGCAGAAATGGATGCTGAAGTGGATGGTGTGGCTGCAGGACGCGCTGGCCACGTACGCGTTCTTCATCTGA
- the nadE gene encoding NAD(+) synthase encodes MSIFVDQMAVWLRQQVADANEKGIVVGLSGGVDSAVVARVAQLAMGDAVLGVIMPAHSDHQDQQDARLVAERFKLPVVVVDLSAAYDDLLDIIGQALDNQAGRGAAATEAPSRLALANLKPRLRMTTLYAVANRYGYLVAGTGNRSEIAIGYFTKYGDGGVDVLPLGALVKSQVRELARELDVPRGIIEKAPSAGLWRGQTDEGEMGFSYAELERFLREGPAAVPPAVTLKIEALARASDHKRRMPPVFEPVPRESAPADLLPAVRD; translated from the coding sequence ATGTCCATCTTCGTCGATCAGATGGCGGTCTGGCTGCGACAGCAGGTCGCAGACGCCAACGAGAAAGGCATAGTCGTCGGATTGAGCGGAGGCGTGGACTCGGCCGTCGTCGCTCGGGTCGCCCAGTTGGCCATGGGAGACGCGGTCCTCGGCGTGATCATGCCTGCCCACAGCGATCACCAGGACCAGCAGGACGCGAGGCTGGTCGCCGAGCGCTTCAAGCTCCCGGTCGTTGTCGTGGACCTGTCGGCGGCTTACGACGATCTGCTTGACATCATCGGACAGGCGCTGGACAACCAGGCTGGAAGGGGCGCGGCAGCGACCGAGGCGCCGTCCAGGCTGGCGCTCGCAAACCTGAAGCCGCGCTTGCGCATGACGACGTTGTACGCCGTGGCCAATCGCTACGGCTATCTGGTGGCGGGGACCGGCAACCGGAGCGAGATCGCGATCGGGTACTTCACGAAGTACGGGGACGGCGGCGTGGATGTGCTGCCCCTGGGTGCGCTGGTCAAGAGTCAGGTGCGCGAGTTGGCGCGCGAACTGGATGTGCCGAGGGGCATCATCGAGAAGGCGCCCAGCGCGGGGCTCTGGCGCGGCCAGACCGACGAGGGCGAGATGGGGTTCAGCTACGCCGAACTCGAGCGGTTCCTGCGCGAGGGCCCGGCCGCCGTGCCCCCCGCGGTGACGCTGAAGATTGAGGCGCTGGCACGGGCCAGCGATCACAAGCGGCGGATGCCACCCGTGTTCGAGCCGGTTCCGCGCGAGAGCGCGCCGGCCGACCTGCTCCCGGCAGTTCGCGATTGA
- a CDS encoding isocitrate dehydrogenase (NAD(+)) — protein sequence MTHTITLIPGDGIGPEVTAAVVRILKASGAAIEWERHDAGIVALERHGTTLPHPLLDSVEHNRVALKGPLTTPIGAGFTSVNVGLRRALDLYANLRPVYNLPGVQSRFQNVDLVLVRENTEDLYSGLEHEVIPGVVESLKIITERASLRIARFAFEYARTHGRTRVTAVHKANIMKLSDGLFIDCARTVARDFLDLAYDERIVDAACMHLVMTPEKFDVLLMPNLYGDILSDLCAGLVGGLGVVGSGNMGTSVAVFEAVHGTAPDIAGKNLANPMALLLSAVMMLRHIGESERAEAVTQALTRVVADPRTRTRDLGGTATTTEFTEAVCRDIEHTGAQARA from the coding sequence ATGACACACACGATCACGCTCATTCCTGGCGACGGCATCGGTCCGGAAGTGACTGCCGCGGTGGTGCGTATTCTCAAGGCGTCCGGGGCGGCGATCGAGTGGGAGCGCCACGACGCGGGCATCGTCGCGCTCGAGCGGCACGGCACCACGCTGCCCCATCCCCTGCTCGACTCGGTCGAGCACAACCGTGTGGCGCTCAAGGGCCCCCTGACCACGCCCATAGGCGCCGGATTCACGAGCGTGAACGTCGGCCTGCGCAGGGCGCTCGATCTCTACGCGAATCTGAGACCGGTCTACAATCTGCCGGGCGTGCAGTCGCGGTTCCAGAACGTCGATCTGGTGCTGGTGCGCGAGAACACCGAGGATCTCTACTCGGGGCTCGAGCACGAAGTGATTCCGGGGGTCGTCGAGAGCCTGAAGATCATCACCGAGCGGGCCTCGCTGCGCATCGCGCGGTTCGCCTTCGAGTACGCGCGCACGCACGGACGAACACGGGTGACGGCGGTGCACAAGGCCAACATCATGAAGCTCAGTGATGGCCTGTTCATCGATTGTGCACGCACCGTGGCGCGGGACTTTCTCGATCTGGCCTACGACGAGCGGATTGTCGATGCCGCCTGCATGCACCTGGTGATGACGCCCGAGAAGTTCGACGTGCTGCTCATGCCGAACCTGTACGGCGATATTCTGTCGGACTTGTGCGCGGGCCTGGTCGGCGGCCTCGGCGTGGTGGGCAGCGGGAACATGGGGACCAGCGTCGCCGTGTTCGAAGCGGTGCACGGCACCGCGCCGGATATTGCCGGCAAGAACCTGGCAAATCCGATGGCGCTCCTGCTGTCGGCGGTCATGATGTTGAGGCACATCGGGGAATCGGAACGCGCCGAGGCGGTGACGCAGGCCCTGACCAGGGTGGTCGCCGATCCCCGCACACGGACCCGCGATCTGGGCGGTACCGCCACCACGACGGAATTCACCGAGGCCGTCTGCCGCGACATCGAACACACAGGCGCGCAGGCGCGGGCCTGA